The sequence GATCAGGAAAATAGGTCTGAAGAAGATTCCGTATCATCGTTTCGCAACCTCTATCCACTTCAGTAACCAGATCATGAGAGGATAGTTTTGTTTTTATATTTGAGTGCTTACCGCACCTGCTTTTAATCCATTCACCTGCTTTGGAAGCCGTATTAATAGCAACGACTGTATAATTTTTTCGACCAACTGTATACATTAAACACCACTCTTTTCTTGTATTAAAAATAATCAATAGGGTATATGTTATTCAATTCCTTACTTCATTTATATATTACTTGACACAACTTAAATATTACTGAATTTTTTGTAAATATTCTATAAGGAATATGCCTAAATCATACCTTCAATGATTAAACGCAGGGATATTAGAAACAAAATAACCATTAAAATATTCAATAATAATTTACTACTCATTCTTCCTGCAATCCAAGCACCTAACCAACCCCCAAACAAGGCTCCAGGAGCTAGTGCCATCACACTGAACCAATCAATTTCTCCTAAGTAAATATGTGTTGCACTGCCTAAAATAGAGGAAAATAAAATAACAAACATGGATGTTGCAGTGGCTACGTGTGGTGGAAAGGAGAACAATAATACCATCGCGGGTACAAATAAGGACCCCCCACCAATCCCAAATAAACCAGATACTAAACCAACACAAAACCCTACCATTAAAGCAGGTAATATATTATATCCATATGTAAAGCTTTTTCCAGCAGGGTCGATATATGACCTTTGAATTTTCCAACGAAAAGGGAGTGGTTTTAAATATTTTTTTAATATCAATAAAATAGCCATAAAAAAGATGAAAATTCCAAATGCAAGCTGAAAGGAATCCCCTTGAAATGCACTGGTTAATGAAGCCCCTAACATGGCAGCTGGTCCACTCGTTGTAAAAAATAAAATTCCGCTCTTATAATCTACTCTACCTTGTTTTAAAAATGTAAATGTGGAAGAGGCTGCTGTAAAAATCAACACCGTCAAGGAGGTCCCTACGGCTACAGAAGTAGACATCTCATGATCTAATAATAAAGGAGATAAATAGATCAGCGCTGGGACGATGATTACACCTCCACCTAAACCAACCAAACTTCCAAAAACAGCAGATATAATTCCGATACACAGGATAACCAAATAACTTATCAAAAAGCTCACTACCTTTTTTTGCATTCATTATATCGTATATGATCCACATTTTCAGAAATTATCTTTTTCAAAGCGCTTTCATGAACAATTCTAGAAATCAATCCATTATGTAATACTAGCACCGATTACAAAGGATGTTCCTACAGATATTAATAATGAAAGTAACCCAACTGCGCGATTATCCTTTTCAATTTCTTTATCCACGTTAAATTTAGGTGTCATAAATTCAAAAATAAAATAAGCAATTAATAATAATAAGAATCCAAAAGCTCCCCATTGAATGGTCTGCACTAAAGAATCATTATGCTCAATCGAAAACCGAAAAATATTTGCTATACCAAATATTTTACCCCCAGTTGCCATGGCAACGGACAAATTCCCTTTTTGTATTTGTTCCCAGTTTTTGTACCTAGTTACTAATTCAAAAATAAACAAACTAATTAAAATAGATATAATGACCACTGAATAAAATAAAACCGTAGATAAATATTGATGCTCTAAAATAAAATCAAACAACCATACTCACTTCCTGTCTTATGAATAAATAGATCAACCACCGTTATCATTTATTACAAATAACGGTGGTTAAATATGAATATATTAAGCTTTATCTTTATTGGCTAATTGTGCTTTTAATGCTGCTAATTCATCATCTACATCACTACTGTCTAATGCATCAAGCTCATTATCTAATGAACGTGAAGAGTTTTTAAGATCTTCACTTGCTTCTGCTTCTGCTTCCATTTGCAGAACCTTTTCGTTCATACGATCAAAACCTTTAGCACCTGTATCTTTACCAAATCCAGACATGGTCTGATTAATTTTCTTTTGTGCTTTTGCTGATTCCGCTCGAGCTACTAATGTATCCTTACGGTTTTTCATTTTACCAAATTCATCTTTCATATCCTCTAGTTGCTTACGTAAGGAGTCTGCATTTGATTTTGCATTATCATATTGTGTTTTAAAGTCATCCAATTTTTCTTGATGTTCTTTTTTATCCTCTAATGCACGACGAGCTAAATCCTCATTGCCACTTTCCAAAGCCTTCATAGCTTGTTGACTTCGTTTGTCTACCATCTCTTGTGATTCTTCGTATTTATGTTTCATTTTCTTCTCAATGGCAATTTGTTTGGCCACTGCGATTTCAGCTTCCGCGATATCATCTTCCATATCTCTTAAGTATTGATTTAACATTTTCACTGGATCTTCAGCTTTATCGATTAAGTCATTGATTGCTGCTGAGGAAATATCTCTAATTCTTTTGAAAATACTCATTTTATAAAAATCCTCCCTTATTTATCTGTATTACCTTTTTCATTTGATAATATCCTATTATATTGTACCTACTTTATATTACGGTTTTATTAAATGTTGGTTTCAATTATTTTTTGCTAGTTAAATTTTTCATCATTTCTTGAACATCTAGACCAGATACATCTTTGAGCATTTCAGGCGCTGTAGCCATTAGAGAAGTGACATAGTTGCTGACTCTAGCGGCACCTTCTCCATTTCCTGTATCTACTACAGTTAATTTGTCAATGCCTTTTAATGGTTCTGCAACCTTACCTGCTAATTCAGGAAGCATCTTCACAATGATATCAAGCACTGCTGCTTCACCAAACTTTTCAAATGCTTCTGCTAGTTTCTCTTTCGCTTCCGCTTCTGCAAGACCTTGCAAACGAGTAACCTCAGCTGTTGCTGTACCCTTCGCTTTCTCAGCTTCAGCAATCGCGATACCGTCTAAACGTTTATTCTCTGCGTTTGCTTTTGCTTCTGCTTCGATTCGATATTGTAACGCATCCGCTTCTCTTAATCGTTTAGCTTTGTCAGCTTCTGCAGCCTGCTCTACTGCATATCTATCCGCATCCGCTTTCTTCTTCACTTCTGCATCATACTGCTTCTCTCTTCTTAAAATCTCTTTTTCTTCGATATCGATGGCTCTCTCTTTTTTGACAATCTCAACTTGCATTTGTTCTTCAACAACTTGTTGTCTGGAACGTGCTTCTTGAATATTGTAGGACTGATCTGCTTCTGCTTTTGCCATATCTTGATCCTTTTTAAAGGAAGCAACTTTCAACTCTTTTTCTTTCGTAGCTTCTGCAACATTCGTATCTCTAAGTAACTCTGCTTTTTGACCTTCTTCATCTGCTTGTGCTTTTTGAATTCTAGAATCACGAATCGCATCCGCTTCTGCAATTTCTGCATCTCTTTTTACCGCAGCGATTCTTGGTTTACCTAAGGCATCCAAGTATCCATGTTGATCTCTTAAGTCTTTAATCGTAAAGGAAACAATCGAAAGTCCCATTTTTTTCAAATCACGGGCAGCAACTCCCTGCACCTCTTGTGCAAATCGATCACGGTTTTTATATACTTCTTCTACGGTCATTGTACCTAAAATCGCACGTAAATGTCCTTCCAAAACTTCCTGTGCTTCTGATTGTAAATCCTCTTTGGATTTACCCATAAATTGTTCCGCAGCCGTTGCAATATCTTCTACCGAACTTCCTACTTTAATAATCGCCACACCGTCCGCCATAACTGGAACCCCTTGCTCAGTGTACACTT comes from Chengkuizengella sediminis and encodes:
- a CDS encoding DUF350 domain-containing protein, translated to MFDFILEHQYLSTVLFYSVVIISILISLFIFELVTRYKNWEQIQKGNLSVAMATGGKIFGIANIFRFSIEHNDSLVQTIQWGAFGFLLLLIAYFIFEFMTPKFNVDKEIEKDNRAVGLLSLLISVGTSFVIGASIT
- a CDS encoding sulfite exporter TauE/SafE family protein, which codes for MISYLVILCIGIISAVFGSLVGLGGGVIIVPALIYLSPLLLDHEMSTSVAVGTSLTVLIFTAASSTFTFLKQGRVDYKSGILFFTTSGPAAMLGASLTSAFQGDSFQLAFGIFIFFMAILLILKKYLKPLPFRWKIQRSYIDPAGKSFTYGYNILPALMVGFCVGLVSGLFGIGGGSLFVPAMVLLFSFPPHVATATSMFVILFSSILGSATHIYLGEIDWFSVMALAPGALFGGWLGAWIAGRMSSKLLLNILMVILFLISLRLIIEGMI
- a CDS encoding flotillin family protein produces the protein MDIPPYLVIPVVVIGVIILLGLAFWARYKTVSSDEAMVVTGSMLGSGNTITDESGRKIKIVRGGGAFILPIFQKSDFLSLMSHKLDISTPEVYTEQGVPVMADGVAIIKVGSSVEDIATAAEQFMGKSKEDLQSEAQEVLEGHLRAILGTMTVEEVYKNRDRFAQEVQGVAARDLKKMGLSIVSFTIKDLRDQHGYLDALGKPRIAAVKRDAEIAEADAIRDSRIQKAQADEEGQKAELLRDTNVAEATKEKELKVASFKKDQDMAKAEADQSYNIQEARSRQQVVEEQMQVEIVKKERAIDIEEKEILRREKQYDAEVKKKADADRYAVEQAAEADKAKRLREADALQYRIEAEAKANAENKRLDGIAIAEAEKAKGTATAEVTRLQGLAEAEAKEKLAEAFEKFGEAAVLDIIVKMLPELAGKVAEPLKGIDKLTVVDTGNGEGAARVSNYVTSLMATAPEMLKDVSGLDVQEMMKNLTSKK
- a CDS encoding PspA/IM30 family protein translates to MSIFKRIRDISSAAINDLIDKAEDPVKMLNQYLRDMEDDIAEAEIAVAKQIAIEKKMKHKYEESQEMVDKRSQQAMKALESGNEDLARRALEDKKEHQEKLDDFKTQYDNAKSNADSLRKQLEDMKDEFGKMKNRKDTLVARAESAKAQKKINQTMSGFGKDTGAKGFDRMNEKVLQMEAEAEASEDLKNSSRSLDNELDALDSSDVDDELAALKAQLANKDKA